The Micromonospora sp. M71_S20 genome has a window encoding:
- a CDS encoding phosphatase PAP2 family protein yields the protein MGAVKEALRRPLGHFTERTLAGLAIVLGAGVGFGVLLVLVRTRWSPLYDVDHGVAAWLNDLVAPHGPLVTVLNALTDLGGRAVIIWLVSVAVVGLLIRKQGRLAVFLIVTGVGALVLDPALKTLVDRLRPEVEVPIGTYAGDSFPSGHALGSMVAYGALLLVFLPAMSRRWRKPAIALVALVVFLIGLTRIALGVHFVSDVLGAWLLGAAWLGVTAYAFRLWRLERGRPVPALSDGLEPEAAHDVAPAPDEAHLLPHPRAAVFELIVGWVLILGALFGFGMFVSYHAGGTFFATLDTDVPRWFAEHRTPGRDDFSYWWSKVGDTHAILLISLVFCPLVLAVWRRWRPVLFVALTMFGELTLFLASAAAVDRPRPPVGNLDGPMPTSSFPSGHIAATLCVWVAIAVIVFPRTDRWWRWVFVALAVVMPAGVAISRMYRGMHHPTDFMGAIILTTLWIGLLYWVVRPNEDLREGNRPSIESEDVHTLDDELAKAGRAD from the coding sequence GTGGGCGCGGTCAAAGAGGCGTTACGACGACCCTTGGGTCACTTCACCGAGCGGACCCTCGCCGGCCTGGCGATCGTGCTCGGTGCCGGGGTCGGTTTCGGGGTGCTCCTCGTCCTGGTCCGGACCCGGTGGTCCCCGCTCTACGACGTCGACCACGGCGTGGCCGCCTGGCTCAACGACCTGGTCGCCCCGCACGGACCGCTGGTGACCGTGCTCAACGCGCTCACCGACCTGGGCGGGCGGGCGGTCATCATCTGGCTGGTGTCGGTCGCCGTGGTCGGCCTGCTGATCCGCAAGCAGGGCCGGCTCGCGGTGTTCCTCATCGTCACCGGCGTCGGCGCCCTCGTCCTCGACCCGGCGCTCAAGACGCTGGTCGACCGGCTGCGCCCCGAGGTGGAGGTGCCCATCGGCACGTACGCCGGGGACAGCTTCCCCAGCGGGCACGCGCTCGGCTCGATGGTCGCGTACGGGGCGCTGCTGCTGGTCTTCCTGCCGGCCATGTCGCGCCGCTGGCGCAAGCCCGCGATCGCCCTGGTCGCCCTCGTCGTCTTCCTCATCGGCCTGACCCGGATCGCGCTGGGCGTGCACTTCGTCTCGGACGTGCTCGGGGCCTGGCTGCTCGGCGCCGCCTGGCTCGGCGTCACCGCGTACGCCTTCCGGCTCTGGCGGTTGGAGCGCGGCCGGCCGGTCCCGGCGTTGAGCGACGGGCTGGAGCCGGAGGCGGCGCACGACGTGGCGCCCGCCCCCGACGAGGCGCACCTGCTGCCGCACCCCCGGGCCGCCGTGTTCGAGCTGATCGTCGGCTGGGTGCTGATCCTCGGCGCGCTCTTCGGCTTCGGCATGTTCGTCAGCTACCACGCCGGCGGCACCTTCTTCGCCACCCTGGACACGGACGTGCCGAGGTGGTTCGCCGAGCACCGCACCCCTGGCCGGGACGACTTCAGCTACTGGTGGAGCAAGGTCGGCGACACCCACGCCATCCTGCTCATCTCGCTGGTCTTCTGCCCGCTCGTGCTCGCGGTGTGGCGGCGCTGGCGGCCGGTGCTGTTCGTGGCGCTGACCATGTTCGGCGAGCTGACCCTCTTCCTCGCCTCCGCCGCCGCGGTCGACCGGCCGCGCCCGCCCGTCGGCAACCTCGACGGGCCGATGCCGACCTCCTCCTTCCCGTCCGGCCACATCGCCGCCACGCTCTGCGTCTGGGTGGCGATCGCGGTGATCGTCTTTCCGCGTACCGACCGGTGGTGGCGGTGGGTCTTCGTGGCGCTGGCGGTCGTGATGCCGGCCGGCGTGGCGATCAGCCGGATGTACCGGGGGATGCACCACCCCACCGACTTCATGGGCGCGATCATCCTCACCACCCTCTGGATCGGGCTGCTCTACTGGGTGGTCCGCCCCAACGAGGACCTGCGCGAGGGCAACCGGCCGAGCATCGAGTCCGAGGACGTGCACACCCTCGACGACGAGCTGGCCAAGGCCGGTCGGGCGGACTGA
- a CDS encoding YihY/virulence factor BrkB family protein, giving the protein MSSTRMVPETRLMSDEELNADDAWHTLRRQGGWHLLRDAFIRFRYGDGFSHSRAFALQLCLAVVPFLIALTGLISELGVEEGGRVVADTVLALTPGASEPMVAELLGEGDRTERAGELALSLGMLTGLVALTTTMAQIERGANRIYGVERDRPALWKYVRASVLALTAGVPALTGFLILVGGGPMGDSVQRHYAWGELANGLWNVVRWPLSLGLTVLAVAVIFRHAPRRKQPGLSWLFFGAGIATALWWLASLLLAAYVRFSGGFGQTYGALTGMMALLLWANLTGMALFGGLSFAAQLEALRIGVREPAQPDLWEPETQRQEIHDTGEMSSL; this is encoded by the coding sequence GTGAGTAGCACCCGGATGGTGCCGGAGACCCGGCTGATGTCCGACGAGGAACTCAACGCCGACGACGCCTGGCACACACTGCGCCGGCAGGGCGGCTGGCACCTGCTGCGCGACGCGTTCATCCGGTTCCGCTACGGCGACGGGTTCAGCCACTCGCGCGCCTTCGCGCTGCAACTCTGTCTCGCCGTGGTGCCGTTCCTGATCGCGCTGACCGGCCTGATCAGCGAACTCGGCGTGGAGGAGGGCGGCCGGGTGGTCGCCGACACGGTGCTCGCGCTCACCCCCGGGGCGAGCGAACCGATGGTGGCCGAGCTGCTCGGCGAGGGGGACCGCACCGAACGCGCCGGGGAGCTGGCGCTCAGCCTCGGCATGCTCACCGGCCTGGTCGCGCTGACCACCACCATGGCCCAGATCGAGCGTGGCGCCAACCGGATCTACGGCGTGGAACGCGACCGGCCGGCGCTGTGGAAGTACGTCCGCGCGAGCGTCCTCGCCCTCACCGCCGGCGTGCCGGCGCTCACCGGGTTCCTGATCCTCGTCGGCGGCGGCCCGATGGGCGACTCGGTGCAGCGGCACTACGCCTGGGGCGAACTCGCCAACGGCCTCTGGAACGTGGTGCGCTGGCCGCTCAGCCTGGGCCTGACCGTCCTCGCCGTCGCGGTGATCTTCCGGCACGCCCCCCGCCGCAAGCAGCCCGGCCTGTCCTGGCTCTTCTTCGGCGCCGGCATCGCCACCGCGCTGTGGTGGTTGGCCAGCCTGCTGCTCGCCGCGTACGTGCGGTTCAGCGGCGGGTTCGGCCAGACGTACGGGGCGCTGACCGGGATGATGGCGCTGCTGCTCTGGGCCAACCTGACCGGCATGGCGCTCTTCGGTGGACTGTCCTTCGCCGCCCAACTGGAGGCGCTGCGCATCGGGGTGCGCGAGCCCGCCCAGCCCGACCTCTGGGAGCCCGAGACCCAGCGCCAGGAGATCCACGACACCGGCGAGATGAGCTCCCTGTAG
- a CDS encoding diacylglycerol kinase family protein yields MDPRQDKRRAAHDGGLRSAVVVNPVKVTDLDELRRTVHDALAAAGWPEPMWFETTVEDPGRGQTQEAVEAGVDVVFACGGDGTVMACVSGLVGTDVALAVLPQGTGNLLAANLGLSGDLAAGLEVAVERGRRLLDVGAVEDHYFTVMAGMGFDAQMLADTSETTKKRIGWPAYVVGAARHLRDRPMRVSIRIDDQQPIRRRARSVLVANVGRLQGGVRLLTDAEPDDGYLDVAVLTPRTLRHWLALGWAVVRKQDRVPRMEVFRARRVEITSNRAQPRELDGDLIEPGRTLKAEIRRRSLWLCVPQPAQDPDLAEDAQAAAERGEQLIEDARRE; encoded by the coding sequence GTGGATCCTCGACAGGACAAGCGACGCGCGGCGCACGACGGCGGTCTGCGCTCCGCCGTGGTGGTCAACCCGGTTAAGGTGACCGACCTCGACGAGCTGCGGCGGACGGTCCACGACGCCCTCGCCGCGGCCGGCTGGCCCGAGCCGATGTGGTTCGAGACCACGGTCGAGGACCCGGGCCGCGGTCAGACGCAGGAGGCGGTCGAGGCCGGCGTGGACGTCGTCTTCGCCTGCGGCGGCGACGGCACCGTGATGGCCTGCGTCAGCGGCCTGGTCGGCACCGACGTGGCGCTCGCCGTGCTGCCCCAGGGCACCGGCAACCTCCTCGCGGCCAACCTGGGCCTCTCGGGTGACCTGGCCGCCGGGCTGGAGGTCGCCGTCGAGCGGGGCCGCCGGCTGCTCGACGTCGGCGCGGTCGAGGACCACTACTTCACCGTCATGGCCGGCATGGGCTTCGACGCCCAGATGCTCGCCGACACCTCCGAGACCACCAAGAAGCGGATCGGCTGGCCGGCGTACGTGGTGGGGGCCGCCCGGCACCTGCGCGACCGGCCGATGAGGGTCTCCATCCGCATCGACGACCAGCAGCCCATCCGCCGCCGGGCCCGCTCCGTCCTCGTCGCCAACGTGGGTCGCCTCCAGGGCGGCGTGCGGCTGCTCACCGACGCCGAACCGGACGACGGCTACCTCGACGTCGCGGTGCTCACCCCGCGTACGCTGCGGCACTGGCTCGCGCTCGGCTGGGCGGTCGTCCGCAAGCAGGACCGCGTCCCCCGGATGGAGGTCTTCCGGGCCCGACGGGTGGAGATCACCAGCAACCGGGCCCAGCCCCGGGAGCTCGACGGCGACCTCATCGAGCCGGGTCGCACCCTCAAGGCCGAGATCCGGCGGCGGTCGCTGTGGCTCTGCGTGCCACAGCCGGCGCAGGATCCCGACCTGGCCGAGGACGCGCAGGCGGCCGCCGAGCGTGGTGAGCAGCTCATCGAGGACGCGCGCCGTGAGTAG
- a CDS encoding Clp protease N-terminal domain-containing protein: MFERFTDRARTVVRHARDEARTEGQRPVGTEHLLLALLSDGDSLAARVLAEAGLRADDLRARVRRHTERGATGLADADAAALREIGIDLAAIVARIEESFGPDALREAAPAPRRRWGRRRYAGGPFSPQAKKVLELALREALRLHHRHIGTEHILLGVLREGQGLGALVLTEAGADLDDLRRRVETALRAPA; encoded by the coding sequence ATGTTCGAACGGTTCACCGACCGGGCCCGCACGGTCGTGCGGCACGCCCGGGACGAGGCCCGGACCGAGGGCCAGCGGCCCGTCGGCACCGAGCACCTGCTGCTCGCCCTGCTTTCCGACGGCGACAGCCTCGCCGCCCGGGTGCTCGCCGAGGCCGGCCTGCGCGCCGACGACCTGCGGGCCCGCGTCCGCCGGCACACCGAGCGGGGAGCCACCGGCCTCGCCGACGCCGACGCCGCGGCCCTGCGCGAGATCGGCATCGACCTGGCGGCCATCGTGGCCCGGATCGAGGAGTCCTTCGGCCCGGACGCGCTGCGCGAGGCCGCGCCGGCGCCGCGCCGCCGCTGGGGTCGTCGGCGGTACGCGGGCGGCCCCTTCTCCCCGCAGGCCAAGAAGGTGCTGGAGCTGGCGCTGCGGGAGGCGTTGCGACTGCACCACCGCCACATCGGCACGGAGCACATCCTGCTCGGCGTGCTCCGCGAGGGGCAGGGGCTGGGCGCCCTGGTGCTCACCGAGGCCGGAGCCGACCTCGACGACCTGCGCCGCCGCGTGGAAACCGCCCTCCGCGCCCCCGCCTGA
- a CDS encoding HTH domain-containing protein, translating to MSQATELAAAAGSTDPRVGLRAVRALRRLLERLEVVQVDNARRQGWSWQEIADALEVSRQAVHKKHAGRPAVGSSWEA from the coding sequence ATGAGTCAGGCAACGGAACTCGCGGCGGCAGCGGGCAGCACCGACCCCCGGGTCGGGCTGCGCGCCGTCCGTGCGCTGCGCCGGTTGCTCGAACGCCTCGAGGTGGTCCAGGTGGACAACGCCCGTCGACAGGGCTGGTCCTGGCAGGAGATCGCCGACGCGCTCGAGGTCAGCCGGCAGGCGGTCCACAAGAAGCACGCCGGTCGTCCGGCGGTCGGATCCTCCTGGGAGGCGTGA
- a CDS encoding VOC family protein, with product MASVRQVQVTFDCAEPERVARFWCEVLGYVVPPPPEGFATWDDFDRALPPERQGSAFACVDPTGAGPRLFFQRVPEGKVVKNRLHLDVRVGTGLVGEERLAALEAECARLVALGAVRVRLLLADDHNESCLVMQDVEGNEFCLD from the coding sequence ATGGCATCGGTCAGGCAGGTCCAGGTCACCTTCGACTGCGCAGAACCCGAGCGCGTCGCCCGCTTCTGGTGCGAGGTGTTGGGATACGTCGTACCGCCGCCACCGGAGGGGTTCGCGACCTGGGACGATTTCGACCGCGCGCTGCCGCCTGAGCGACAGGGTTCAGCGTTCGCCTGCGTCGATCCCACAGGTGCGGGCCCGCGACTGTTCTTCCAGCGCGTACCCGAAGGCAAGGTCGTCAAGAATCGACTACATCTTGACGTACGGGTCGGCACCGGGCTCGTGGGCGAGGAGCGCCTGGCCGCGCTCGAGGCCGAATGCGCGCGACTGGTCGCGCTCGGCGCGGTACGCGTGCGGCTGCTGCTCGCCGACGACCACAACGAGTCGTGCCTCGTGATGCAGGACGTCGAGGGCAACGAGTTCTGTCTCGACTGA
- a CDS encoding PP2C family serine/threonine-protein phosphatase yields MRRLPLGEVTLEFAGGSVVGNRYPANFDVLHVDPALPFVAVADGMGGGEGSRRAGTTAMGTLVARVEAAWPTVDARQLRAAVGNVQSAVRAAGAQLTELTGCTLTALLVEPDGGQGWLVQLGDSRAYRLRDGLLELVTVDHTAAWLGVLHGWYPVDSPAAGRARYQLTRYAGHPDEPEADLLAVSLRPGDVWLLCTDGVSDQVDYHLMRELLAAPRPEEAVRDLLDGTLEAGGDDNATAVVVRVHATAAR; encoded by the coding sequence GTGCGCCGTCTCCCGCTCGGCGAGGTCACGCTGGAGTTCGCCGGCGGCAGCGTGGTCGGCAACCGCTACCCGGCCAACTTCGACGTGCTGCACGTCGACCCCGCACTGCCGTTCGTCGCGGTGGCCGACGGCATGGGCGGCGGCGAGGGCAGCCGCCGCGCCGGCACGACGGCCATGGGCACCCTGGTCGCGCGGGTCGAAGCCGCCTGGCCCACGGTCGACGCGCGCCAGTTGCGCGCCGCCGTGGGCAACGTTCAGTCAGCCGTACGCGCCGCCGGCGCGCAACTGACGGAGCTGACCGGCTGCACCCTGACGGCCCTGCTCGTGGAGCCCGACGGCGGGCAGGGCTGGCTCGTCCAACTCGGTGACTCCCGCGCCTACCGGCTGCGCGACGGCCTGCTGGAACTCGTCACCGTCGACCACACGGCGGCCTGGCTGGGCGTGCTGCACGGCTGGTACCCGGTCGACTCCCCCGCCGCCGGTCGGGCCCGCTACCAACTCACCCGCTACGCCGGCCATCCGGACGAGCCGGAGGCGGACCTGCTCGCGGTGTCGCTGCGCCCCGGCGACGTCTGGCTGCTCTGCACCGACGGCGTCAGCGACCAGGTCGACTATCACCTGATGCGCGAACTCCTGGCGGCACCGCGACCGGAAGAGGCGGTGCGGGACCTGCTCGACGGCACCCTGGAGGCCGGCGGCGACGACAACGCCACCGCCGTGGTCGTCCGGGTCCACGCCACGGCTGCCCGCTGA
- a CDS encoding universal stress protein, which translates to MGAATDAAVLVGLGTERNLPMVRLAAQEAAAHGRPLCLLHAFNWAAALEAPSIAGPRADAEELISRATEIAHEVEPALPVGGEIVEGALVATLVRRSEQAFLLAVGDGGMATSGECVSVDAPAVQLAARASCPVLVARREPPPQGPVLVGVDGSDSSRDALEWAFECAARREARLLAVRVVESEEGGEDPELLAGLVARSARRFPSVATECHTIRGDPGTVLVEQSRSAQVALVAARGDEPWRGMLGAVSQALLYHSPAPLIVVRGLTGIPGDGRNAQRPQDQRP; encoded by the coding sequence ATGGGCGCAGCCACCGACGCGGCGGTGCTGGTCGGGCTCGGCACGGAGCGCAACCTGCCGATGGTCAGGCTTGCCGCGCAGGAGGCCGCCGCGCACGGCCGTCCGCTGTGCCTGTTGCACGCGTTCAACTGGGCGGCCGCGCTGGAGGCGCCGTCGATCGCGGGGCCGCGCGCGGACGCCGAGGAGCTGATCTCCCGGGCCACCGAGATCGCCCACGAGGTCGAGCCGGCGCTGCCGGTCGGCGGCGAGATCGTCGAGGGCGCCCTCGTCGCCACCCTCGTCCGCCGGTCGGAGCAGGCGTTCCTGCTCGCCGTCGGGGACGGCGGCATGGCGACCAGCGGCGAGTGCGTGTCGGTCGACGCGCCGGCGGTGCAGCTCGCCGCCCGCGCCAGCTGCCCGGTGCTGGTGGCCCGCCGGGAGCCGCCCCCGCAGGGGCCGGTGCTGGTCGGGGTGGACGGCTCCGACAGCTCACGGGACGCGCTGGAGTGGGCGTTCGAGTGCGCGGCCCGGCGGGAGGCGCGGCTGTTGGCGGTCCGCGTCGTCGAGTCGGAGGAGGGCGGGGAGGATCCCGAGTTGCTCGCCGGGTTGGTGGCACGGTCGGCGCGCCGGTTCCCGTCGGTGGCCACGGAGTGCCACACGATCCGGGGCGACCCCGGCACCGTCCTGGTGGAGCAGTCCCGCTCGGCGCAGGTGGCGCTGGTCGCCGCCCGGGGCGACGAGCCGTGGCGCGGCATGCTCGGCGCGGTGAGTCAGGCGCTGCTCTACCACTCCCCCGCACCGCTGATCGTCGTGCGCGGGCTGACGGGGATTCCGGGGGACGGGCGCAACGCCCAGCGTCCACAGGACCAACGGCCCTGA
- a CDS encoding phosphoketolase, which translates to MDTALDLHSPLTEDELRRLDAYWRAANYLTVGQIYLLDNPLLREPLAPEHVKPRLLGHWGTSPGLNLLYAHLNRVIVARDLSALFVTGPGHGGPAIVANTWLEGTWSEVYHHIGRDEAGMARLFRQFSFPGGIPSHVAAEVPGSIHEGGELGYALSHAYGAAFDNPDLLVACVIGDGEAETGPLAGSWLSNVFLNPARDGAVLPILHLNGYKIANPTVLDRISEDDLLAMMRGFGYEPYVVAGDDPATVHQALAGTLDRALDEIAAIQRRARSGGAVERPRWPMIVLRTPKGWTGPRDVDGKQVEGTYRAHQVPLSEVRKNPEHLAELERWLRSYRPEELFDATGAPVAELAELPPRGERRMSANPVTNGGLVLRDLALPDFREYAVDVQRPGETVAGATGALGPWVRDVITANPQTFRLFGPDEVASNRLGAAFEVTGRAWMAGTVPGDDHLSPDGRVMEVLSEHLCQGWLEGYLLTGRHGIFTSYEAFIHIVDSMLNQHAKWLKVTRGIPWRKPVASLNYLLSSHVWRQDHNGFSHQDPGFIDHVMNKKAEVVRVYLPPDANTLLSTMDHCLRSRHYINVVVAGKQPAPNWLSMDEAVQHCRRGIGIWDWASTDAGSEPDVVLACAGDVPTLETLAAADLLHRHLPELKVRVVNVVDLMRLQPPTEHPHGLSDKEFDTIFTRDRQVIFAYHGYPWLIHRLTYRRTNHANLHVRGYKEEGTTTTPFDMVMLNDLDRFHLVIDVIDRVPGLADRAAHLRQEMVDARQSCRDYTREHGEDDPRVAEWRWVRETDPGLRGDQ; encoded by the coding sequence ATGGACACCGCTCTCGACCTGCACAGCCCCCTGACCGAAGACGAGCTGCGCCGGCTGGACGCCTACTGGCGGGCGGCGAACTACCTGACCGTCGGGCAGATCTACCTGCTGGACAATCCGCTGCTGCGCGAGCCGCTGGCCCCTGAGCACGTCAAGCCGCGCCTGCTCGGCCACTGGGGCACCAGCCCCGGCCTGAACCTGCTCTACGCCCACCTCAACCGGGTCATCGTCGCCCGTGACCTGTCGGCCCTGTTCGTCACCGGCCCCGGTCACGGCGGCCCGGCGATCGTCGCCAACACCTGGCTGGAGGGCACCTGGAGCGAGGTGTACCACCACATCGGCCGCGACGAGGCCGGCATGGCACGGCTGTTCCGCCAGTTCTCCTTCCCCGGCGGCATCCCCAGCCACGTGGCGGCGGAGGTGCCGGGTTCGATCCACGAGGGCGGCGAGCTGGGGTACGCACTCAGCCACGCCTACGGCGCGGCGTTCGACAACCCCGACCTGCTGGTGGCCTGCGTCATCGGCGACGGGGAGGCGGAGACCGGCCCGCTGGCCGGGAGCTGGCTGTCCAACGTCTTCCTGAACCCGGCCCGGGACGGGGCGGTGCTGCCGATCCTGCACCTCAACGGCTACAAGATCGCCAACCCGACGGTGCTGGACCGGATCAGCGAGGACGACCTCCTGGCCATGATGCGCGGCTTCGGCTACGAGCCGTACGTGGTCGCCGGCGACGACCCGGCGACGGTGCACCAGGCCCTCGCCGGCACGCTGGACCGGGCGCTGGACGAGATCGCCGCCATCCAGCGGCGGGCCCGCTCGGGCGGCGCCGTCGAGCGCCCCCGCTGGCCGATGATCGTTCTGCGTACGCCGAAGGGCTGGACCGGGCCGCGCGACGTCGACGGCAAGCAGGTCGAGGGCACCTACCGCGCGCACCAGGTGCCGCTGTCCGAGGTACGCAAGAACCCGGAGCACCTGGCCGAGCTGGAGCGCTGGCTGCGCAGCTACCGGCCGGAGGAGCTCTTCGACGCCACCGGCGCACCGGTCGCCGAGCTGGCCGAGCTGCCGCCCCGCGGCGAGCGGCGGATGAGCGCCAACCCGGTCACCAACGGCGGGCTGGTGCTGCGTGACCTGGCGCTGCCGGACTTCCGCGAGTACGCCGTCGACGTGCAGCGGCCGGGCGAGACCGTGGCCGGGGCGACCGGTGCCCTCGGCCCGTGGGTACGCGACGTGATCACCGCCAACCCGCAGACGTTCCGCCTCTTCGGCCCGGACGAGGTCGCCTCGAACCGGCTCGGCGCGGCGTTCGAGGTCACCGGCCGGGCCTGGATGGCCGGCACCGTGCCCGGCGACGACCACCTCTCCCCCGACGGGCGGGTGATGGAGGTCCTCTCCGAGCACCTCTGCCAGGGCTGGCTGGAGGGCTACCTGCTGACCGGCCGGCACGGCATCTTCACCAGCTACGAGGCGTTCATCCACATCGTCGACTCCATGCTCAACCAGCACGCCAAGTGGCTGAAGGTTACCCGGGGCATCCCGTGGCGCAAGCCGGTCGCCTCGCTGAACTACCTGCTCTCCAGCCACGTCTGGCGGCAGGACCACAACGGCTTCTCCCACCAGGACCCGGGCTTCATCGACCACGTGATGAACAAGAAGGCCGAGGTGGTGCGCGTCTACCTGCCACCGGACGCCAACACCCTGCTCTCCACCATGGACCACTGCCTGCGCAGCCGGCACTACATCAACGTGGTGGTGGCCGGCAAGCAGCCCGCCCCGAACTGGCTGTCGATGGACGAGGCCGTCCAGCACTGCCGGCGCGGCATCGGGATCTGGGACTGGGCCAGCACGGACGCCGGCAGCGAGCCGGACGTGGTGCTGGCCTGTGCCGGGGACGTGCCGACCCTGGAGACGCTGGCCGCCGCGGACCTGCTGCACCGGCACCTGCCGGAGCTGAAGGTGCGGGTCGTCAACGTGGTCGACCTGATGCGGCTCCAGCCGCCGACCGAGCACCCGCACGGGCTGTCGGACAAGGAGTTCGACACCATCTTCACGCGGGACAGGCAGGTCATCTTCGCGTACCACGGCTATCCGTGGCTGATCCACCGGCTCACCTACCGCCGCACCAACCACGCCAACCTGCACGTGCGCGGCTACAAGGAGGAGGGCACCACCACCACGCCGTTCGACATGGTGATGCTCAACGACCTGGACCGTTTCCACCTGGTCATCGACGTGATCGACCGGGTGCCGGGGCTGGCCGACCGGGCCGCCCACCTGCGGCAGGAGATGGTCGACGCGCGCCAGTCCTGCCGTGACTACACCCGCGAACACGGCGAGGACGACCCGCGGGTCGCGGAGTGGCGCTGGGTCCGCGAGACGGACCCGGGACTGCGGGGGGACCAGTGA
- a CDS encoding universal stress protein translates to MSGNEILVGYDGSADASAALEWALEEAGRRGRPVRLAYVFEWLTVTGWIGPGVAPGIWPDDTARRQVEELVRKAAADASAAHPELTVTGEVFDGPSALMLQERSAQADLLVLGTRGHGGFGGLLVGSTAVAVTAHAHCPVVVVRGEAAAGGRTGHVAVGVDGSECSLLALGFAFEQAAARRVPLHVVRAWHPPTGQRPPAGPDAREAMAADRAELDEPLARWGATFPDVPVTVEVAEGRPASLLVDASRDACLVVVGTRGRGGLTGMLLGSVSQQLIQHAQCPVAVVRER, encoded by the coding sequence ATGAGCGGCAACGAGATCCTGGTCGGCTACGACGGCTCCGCCGACGCCTCCGCCGCGCTGGAGTGGGCGCTGGAGGAGGCCGGCCGCAGAGGGCGGCCGGTGCGGTTGGCGTACGTCTTCGAGTGGCTCACCGTGACCGGCTGGATCGGCCCCGGCGTCGCTCCCGGCATCTGGCCGGACGACACGGCCCGCCGGCAGGTCGAGGAGCTGGTCCGCAAGGCGGCGGCGGACGCGTCCGCCGCGCATCCGGAGCTGACCGTCACGGGCGAGGTGTTCGACGGGCCGTCCGCGCTGATGCTCCAGGAGCGCTCGGCGCAGGCGGACCTGCTGGTGCTGGGCACCCGGGGGCACGGCGGGTTCGGCGGGTTGCTCGTCGGTTCGACCGCGGTCGCGGTCACCGCCCACGCGCACTGCCCGGTCGTGGTCGTCCGCGGCGAGGCCGCCGCCGGTGGGCGCACCGGGCACGTGGCGGTCGGCGTGGACGGGTCCGAGTGTTCGCTGCTGGCGCTGGGCTTCGCGTTCGAGCAGGCCGCCGCCCGACGGGTACCCCTGCACGTGGTGCGGGCCTGGCACCCGCCGACCGGCCAGCGCCCGCCGGCGGGTCCTGACGCGCGGGAGGCCATGGCGGCCGACCGGGCCGAGCTGGACGAGCCGCTGGCCCGGTGGGGCGCCACGTTCCCCGACGTGCCGGTCACCGTGGAGGTGGCGGAGGGCCGCCCGGCGTCCCTGCTGGTCGACGCCAGCCGCGACGCGTGCCTGGTGGTGGTCGGCACCCGGGGCCGGGGCGGCCTGACGGGGATGCTGCTCGGTTCGGTCAGCCAACAGCTCATCCAGCACGCGCAGTGCCCGGTGGCGGTGGTCCGGGAACGGTGA
- a CDS encoding nitroreductase — MERQPRPGAPPGWGTMGRNGKVVTMSHETSATGRPLTTALAEAAATAGHAPSVHNSQPWRWRVLPDALELRVVRDPRLTATDPEGRLLAYSCGAALHHARVALTAEGWTAVVERMPDPAEKDLLARLTGMARTEADPEAMRLVQCMQVRHTDRRPVSDEPVPTAALGEIASVVAAEGCQLQFLDRDNVLELAAVASRAASVEAEDSQLREELEYWTSRSGTGTGLPPEVLPAEAPQTTVPARDFGRPGTLPVGPGHDRAAVYGVLYGDEDEPDSWLRAGEALSAAWLTATRLGVSVVPLSGVVEVAGTRQTLRGLLAGLGYPYLVIRLGLADPAHAGPPHTPRLEAAQVVDTSAVRSTDA; from the coding sequence ATGGAGCGGCAACCCCGCCCGGGGGCACCGCCGGGCTGGGGCACGATGGGGAGAAACGGAAAGGTCGTAACGATGAGCCACGAGACGTCGGCGACGGGCCGTCCGCTGACCACCGCACTCGCGGAGGCCGCCGCGACGGCCGGGCACGCCCCGTCGGTGCACAACAGCCAACCGTGGCGGTGGCGGGTGCTGCCGGACGCGCTGGAGCTGCGGGTGGTCCGCGATCCCCGGCTCACGGCGACCGACCCCGAGGGCCGGCTGCTGGCGTACAGCTGCGGGGCGGCGCTGCACCACGCGCGGGTCGCGCTGACCGCGGAGGGCTGGACGGCCGTGGTGGAGCGGATGCCCGACCCGGCCGAGAAGGACCTGCTGGCCCGGCTGACCGGAATGGCCCGCACGGAGGCCGACCCGGAGGCCATGCGCCTGGTGCAGTGCATGCAGGTGCGGCACACTGACCGGCGCCCGGTCAGCGACGAGCCCGTGCCGACCGCCGCTCTCGGGGAGATCGCCTCGGTGGTCGCCGCCGAGGGCTGCCAGCTCCAGTTCCTCGACCGCGACAACGTCCTGGAGCTGGCCGCTGTCGCCAGCCGCGCCGCCTCGGTCGAGGCGGAGGACTCGCAGCTGCGCGAGGAGCTGGAGTACTGGACCAGCCGCAGCGGCACCGGCACCGGACTGCCGCCGGAGGTGCTGCCTGCGGAGGCGCCGCAGACCACCGTGCCGGCGCGCGACTTCGGCCGCCCCGGCACCCTGCCGGTCGGCCCCGGGCACGACCGGGCCGCCGTGTACGGGGTGCTCTACGGCGACGAAGACGAGCCGGACAGCTGGCTGCGCGCCGGCGAGGCGCTCTCGGCAGCCTGGCTGACCGCGACCCGACTCGGAGTCTCCGTGGTGCCACTGAGCGGGGTGGTGGAGGTCGCGGGCACCCGGCAGACGCTACGCGGGCTGCTGGCCGGCCTCGGCTACCCGTACCTCGTGATCCGGCTGGGGCTCGCGGACCCGGCACACGCCGGCCCGCCGCACACCCCGCGCCTGGAGGCCGCGCAGGTGGTCGACACCTCGGCGGTGCGTTCCACCGACGCGTAG